GTAGAGATTAATTGTTTCAGATGGACTTACAGTAGGGTAAAAACAGATCTTACATAGACATGAGCGCGGAAATGGCAGTGATGGGAAAAGTGAAGACACTTTCAGTTCATGGGAGCTTTAACACGGAATTTCTTTCACCAGACACGAAATATAAAGTTGAATTTGTGTTACGATTGAAAAAAGGGAAACATGTTACTGGATGGAGTAAAAATCCAGTTAGAAGTGTATTAATACCACCAGAAAAGACATGGAATGAAGCTatacaaaataaagttaatttagCAGAAAAAGGCTCTCagaaatcatttgaaatttTAGCTGGGGAATTCTTCAATCCACAATTTAATTCCCATGGGGAAATTCAGTTCTATCTAGATGAAGTCAAGGAATGGAAAACAGGTCTTGTTATCAAAGGTGTTAAAATTACACCCCTCATTTGAATAATTGACCTACACATTCATTAAgataattatgttatattatctATTATGTTGGATATACAATAAGGTCAGTCTATGTGGTGTTGTAGATAGGTGATTTTTCTTCCAAACAAGTACATTAGGAGAAACAAAGGGGGAAGGGCAAAATGAGtactttgttttaatttatgtaatatcattttaattacaatacgatattgtttaaattttattatatttatatcagaTATACATGTTTATTACGAGTTCAttattcaatttcattttttgacCATGATAAGGTATCTTAAAAATCAGTGGTTATAAGAACAATGTCTACTTATACACAACACTTATCAAGGTCATTCCGTTGAGTAAATATAACTAAGACACGTGGGCTAGTAGAATTATGATATGTGGAGAGCAGTAGAAGTTATGTACGACATAAACAGACGAAATACTTGAGTTCATGAATGCTTGTAGCTTGTAGACAAATGTAATGTTTCATTTCTTGTGATTTTGGCTTTAATTGTGGAATGACCATTTTATCATTTTTCGTAGTATTTTCATGCTTAGCTTGTATTTCAAGAATGATTGGGGCGGTCCCCTATATTATCGAGCAAGTTTTTGGTGATTTGACCCCTCTTAAGTTGAGAATTCTTAATAGAATTGACCTCGACCAATATTTTGAGTTCTGGATATCGAATGCGAGTTTGTCATTACATCGCGTCTTGAACGTCGAGTTCGAGCTAGTAGAATGGTCGCTAAGGTGTCTATGCCTTAGGTTGAGAGTTGGGTGCTGAGGTGAGAAGTTGAGTTTTAAGCCTAAAAAAAGGGTCTGAGGGGGTAATTTTGTGAAAATGatcattttagaaaaatctgACGATTCCATTGAGTCGAACTTAGTGAAGTGACATGTATGCTTTATTTTTTATCGGATCCTGAATAAATCATAAGGATCCGTTCAGAGACTTCAGAAGTTATGGAATTGATTAATTTTGCTGATGTTGAACGCAGTGAACATACGGAAAACAGTCAATTAATGGCTAAAATCAGCccccatttctttattttcttcttcattcttttcatattgggAGCTTGGGAGGGAGACTTTGGAAGGAATTTCTTGAGAAAAACTTGTATAGATAAGTTTCTTTatcaattttatatcattttattcGAATTTCatcttccaaaacacttaaaatcaAGATTCAAATACGAGTTTTGGGGCTTTGTTCCAAATTgaaaaatgagtaatttcttgattttaatcTCGATTCTTGATTGTTTTAAATGGATTTTTCAACCACGAACTCCTGTGATCTATAAAACTTGGTTTTCAACTAAAAATCATTTGTTTTTACCCTTCCGATTTCCAAAGTGATTTATGGACTATTTTACCCCCGGTATTCGAATCCTATCAATATGTATCGTTGGGATCCTTTTGATGAACTTTTCTCATTCTTGATAGTTGAGGATTATTCCGGTTAGAGCGTGAATGAGAATTTACTCCGGCAGAGTTGTTCGGAAATTTTCGGCCCCGTTATTCCTCTTTTAGACTGAGATGATTAATTAACTTGTTCTTAGGGAGTCAACTATGTAATGAGTTGCAATATGTGTTTTAGAGGTAGGTAAGTTTTgatcttcatattttattcctTATGATGTCTATTTGTGTTGCTTAGCTTGTATTGAGGGCTTATGTGATGTCTGTAATTGATATGAGAATTTTGTGATATTATCTAAGAGAGGGTCCGTGTGACTTATCTTTATATTTGATGTAAAGAAGCTCAAGTAAAGGTTTGAGTTTATTTTTGGACCGTcttaaaaatgaacaaaaatgttTTCTAAGTGGTAAAAGGTTCGTTTAAAGGTTTCCTCCACTAGCGTTATCCTTTGAAACATGTTTCATGACTTGTTGAGTTAGAAAACTTGATTCTATTTGAAATTCTTGATGAGCTGATTATGTTCTTGTGTTATACGTGTTGTGAAGCATTCATCCTTATGCAACATATCATGGTTCATGACAAAATGAGAAAGtggagaaatatttttttttttgagaaagaaaatgtGACATCGTATATCATTGATTACGTTGAGTTGGCAAGTTGATCAGACATTGAGATATTATACCACGACCCGAGCCTACGTACACCTGGACGTGGCAGACACTCGAGAACAATTtctggtccccaagcgaacccccATGCTGGCTCCGAGTGGAACACTAACTCAAGCATAGAAAGCTTTTAACTGGATAAAATTTTATAGAACTCAGACAAAGTTTTAACTCAAATGATTAACTCTGAATATAATAGAATATTCGACTAGCCAAAATAGGCAAttcaagtctttaaaacatttaacaaaataaatgaacatacttctatgaagcctctaaatgacaAGGATGGAagttgggacaagacccacgacatcttgtcaactaaaaagtaaagaaatcctccaaaagta
This window of the Solanum pennellii chromosome 2, SPENNV200 genome carries:
- the LOC107009595 gene encoding lectin-like, with protein sequence MRNMGQSLCCNNYLCTKSANVDNNTNVQISYTYDLNDLPHKCSEILKDHASMDVNTYCKDKLYDMLHKGIVFSDGKTKYWVDKETGKNCFMLFAKNLTIYDQMDPRKWTWQRSKESYIDMSAEMAVMGKVKTLSVHGSFNTEFLSPDTKYKVEFVLRLKKGKHVTGWSKNPVRSVLIPPEKTWNEAIQNKVNLAEKGSQKSFEILAGEFFNPQFNSHGEIQFYLDEVKEWKTGLVIKGVKITPLI